A genome region from Streptomyces antimycoticus includes the following:
- a CDS encoding DUF1697 domain-containing protein: MAFQIALLRGINVGGNRKFPMARQRELMAELGFKDVTVHLQTGNIVFADPGTPPERTARTLEDGFAADLGFPVPVMVRTRDELAAAIEANPYPEAAAEPKTLHVVFLADMPTDTAALDTVDPAAYAPDEFRLIGREIFLRCPDGIGRSKLAAKVTNARLGVPTTARNWNTVTKLLALADA; the protein is encoded by the coding sequence GTGGGCGGGAACAGGAAGTTCCCCATGGCCCGGCAGCGTGAGCTGATGGCCGAGCTGGGCTTCAAGGACGTCACCGTCCACCTCCAGACCGGCAATATCGTCTTCGCCGACCCCGGCACCCCGCCCGAGCGGACGGCCCGCACCCTCGAGGACGGCTTCGCCGCCGACCTCGGCTTTCCCGTGCCCGTCATGGTCCGTACGCGCGATGAGCTGGCCGCGGCGATCGAGGCCAACCCCTATCCGGAGGCCGCGGCCGAGCCCAAGACCCTCCATGTGGTCTTCCTGGCGGACATGCCCACGGACACGGCCGCGCTGGACACGGTGGATCCGGCCGCCTACGCCCCGGACGAATTCCGCCTCATCGGCCGCGAGATCTTCCTGCGCTGCCCGGACGGGATCGGCCGCTCCAAGCTGGCGGCGAAGGTCACCAACGCCCGGCTCGGCGTGCCGACCACCGCCCGCAACTGGAACACGGTCACCAAGCTGCTGGCGCTGGCCGACGCCTGA
- a CDS encoding type II toxin-antitoxin system PemK/MazF family toxin has translation MIRPFNGTQGTEDGAALPGSTGPAATVEAHPRQVGRVRTEYAPDPDGDPDPGEIVWTWVPYEENDGRGKDRPVLVVARERGGTLLAVQLSSKRHDADREWVPIGSGPWDRAGRDSWVDLDRVLRVHPDGMRREACALDRPRFDLVVMRLRQRYGWS, from the coding sequence GTGATCAGGCCATTCAACGGAACGCAGGGGACGGAGGACGGCGCGGCGCTTCCCGGAAGCACCGGTCCCGCCGCCACCGTCGAGGCTCATCCGCGCCAGGTCGGGCGGGTACGGACGGAGTACGCACCCGATCCGGACGGGGACCCGGACCCCGGGGAGATCGTCTGGACATGGGTGCCGTACGAGGAGAACGACGGCCGCGGCAAGGACCGGCCGGTGCTGGTGGTCGCGCGGGAGCGGGGCGGGACGCTGCTCGCCGTGCAGCTGTCGAGCAAGCGGCATGACGCCGACCGCGAGTGGGTGCCGATCGGCTCCGGGCCCTGGGACCGGGCCGGGCGGGACTCCTGGGTCGATCTGGACCGGGTGCTGCGGGTGCACCCGGACGGGATGCGGCGCGAGGCGTGCGCACTCGACCGGCCGCGCTTCGACCTGGTCGTGATGCGGCTGCGGCAGCGGTACGGCTGGAGCTGA
- a CDS encoding FUSC family protein, with the protein MYVPDVPDPVAELVKRRHDPVVVQTVRSTAAATIAYVVALQLSKEPAPLTAPLTALLVVQVTLYATLTRSLRRVEAVIVGVLIAVAFSVLVGLTWWSLCLIILAAQTAGYLTRVGDWVQEVAISAMLVLGVTQVTTYAWDRVLETLIGAGVGMAFNFFLAPPVWVETAGNSIEDLARRMRQLMLHIGQELGSQMAVDRAAARLYEARRLDHDITQVDAALRQAEDSVRLNPRVKEGLLYRVVLRTGLDTLEICTVILRVMSRTLTDLAKARTEEPLFPPEVAEALKDLFVHLAAAVESFAVLVTTQVSANAEEAESRLSSELVKAHASRDRGADLLLRRVQEHPRQWQLHGALLAEIDRILDELDMEQRSKRLMEELDRSTREKRERFLFLHKIQRRIRRWIRRDRKDGSTAG; encoded by the coding sequence ATGTACGTGCCTGATGTTCCCGACCCGGTGGCAGAGCTCGTCAAACGGCGCCACGATCCGGTCGTCGTCCAGACAGTGCGTTCCACGGCGGCCGCGACCATCGCGTACGTCGTCGCCCTCCAGCTCAGCAAGGAACCCGCCCCGCTCACCGCCCCGCTGACCGCCCTCCTCGTCGTCCAGGTCACCCTCTACGCGACTCTGACCCGGAGCCTGCGCAGGGTCGAGGCCGTGATCGTGGGCGTCCTGATCGCCGTCGCCTTCAGCGTGCTGGTGGGGCTGACCTGGTGGAGTCTGTGCCTGATCATCCTCGCCGCCCAGACCGCCGGCTATCTCACGCGGGTGGGCGACTGGGTCCAGGAGGTGGCGATCAGCGCCATGCTGGTCCTCGGCGTGACGCAGGTGACCACCTACGCCTGGGACCGGGTGCTGGAGACCCTCATCGGGGCCGGTGTCGGGATGGCCTTCAACTTCTTCCTCGCCCCTCCGGTGTGGGTCGAGACGGCCGGCAACTCGATCGAGGACCTGGCCCGCCGGATGCGCCAGCTGATGCTGCACATCGGCCAGGAGCTGGGCAGCCAGATGGCCGTCGACCGCGCCGCCGCCCGTCTCTACGAGGCCCGGCGGCTCGACCACGACATCACCCAGGTCGACGCCGCGCTCCGCCAGGCGGAGGACAGCGTGCGGCTCAACCCCCGCGTCAAGGAGGGCCTGCTCTACCGCGTGGTGCTCCGCACCGGCCTGGACACGCTCGAGATCTGCACCGTCATCCTGCGCGTGATGTCCCGGACTCTGACCGACCTCGCCAAGGCGCGGACGGAGGAGCCGCTCTTCCCCCCGGAGGTGGCGGAGGCCCTCAAGGACCTCTTCGTCCATCTCGCCGCCGCCGTCGAGAGCTTCGCCGTCCTGGTCACCACGCAGGTCAGCGCCAACGCCGAAGAAGCCGAATCCCGCCTCTCCAGCGAGCTCGTGAAGGCCCATGCCAGCCGCGACCGCGGCGCCGATCTCCTGCTGCGCCGCGTCCAGGAGCACCCTCGCCAGTGGCAGCTCCACGGTGCCCTGCTCGCGGAGATCGACCGCATCCTCGACGAACTCGACATGGAGCAGCGCTCCAAGCGCCTCATGGAAGAGCTCGACCGCAGCACCCGCGAGAAGCGCGAGCGCTTTCTCTTCCTCCACAAGATCCAGCGCCGGATCCGGCGCTGGATCCGGCGCGACCGTAAGGACGGCTCCACGGCCGGCTGA
- a CDS encoding ADP-ribosylglycohydrolase family protein, which translates to MIRQSWDESAAKRARIRGCLLGGAIGDALGNPIEFLSLRSIRETYGGTGITTLVPDGSGVVGRVTDDTQMTLFTAEGLIRAHARSSSKGIEGSETAVVRHAYLRWLDTQNHPGPPPAEGTGDLVRSGWLRTQPWLYARRAPGNACLSGLTAQHVPAPRAPLDGTPGPVNPGSKGCGTVMRSAPFGLTGLDPRDCFELAARCATITHGHPTGSYAAGALAAMIACLLDGESLEGAALRALELLARYPRHEETTAALRKAVDLAAEGDPTAEKAESLGGGWVAEEALAIAVYSALARTPAQQILYGPGGKISYDPAPPRTPVQAALLLSVNHSGDSDSTGSICGNLLGAHHGDLRLPPSWLALTEGRGTIAELADDFASEFHRSVELYEPYDDVVFPRDRYPLS; encoded by the coding sequence GTGATCCGCCAGTCATGGGACGAATCGGCCGCCAAGCGGGCCCGTATCCGCGGTTGCCTGCTGGGCGGGGCGATCGGGGACGCCCTCGGCAATCCGATCGAGTTCCTCTCCCTGCGGTCGATCCGCGAGACCTATGGCGGCACGGGCATCACCACCCTCGTCCCGGACGGCAGCGGAGTCGTGGGCCGGGTCACCGATGACACCCAGATGACGCTCTTCACGGCGGAGGGCCTGATACGGGCCCACGCCAGATCCTCGTCCAAGGGCATCGAAGGGTCCGAGACCGCCGTCGTCCGCCATGCCTATCTGCGCTGGCTGGACACCCAGAACCACCCCGGGCCGCCGCCCGCCGAGGGCACCGGCGACCTGGTCCGCTCCGGCTGGCTGCGCACCCAGCCCTGGCTGTACGCCCGCCGCGCCCCCGGCAACGCCTGCCTCTCCGGCCTCACCGCGCAGCATGTCCCCGCCCCTCGGGCGCCCCTGGACGGCACCCCCGGCCCGGTGAACCCCGGCTCCAAGGGCTGCGGCACCGTGATGCGCTCGGCGCCGTTCGGCCTCACCGGGCTCGACCCCCGCGATTGCTTCGAACTCGCCGCCCGCTGTGCCACGATCACCCATGGCCATCCGACCGGCTCCTACGCGGCCGGCGCCCTGGCCGCCATGATCGCGTGCCTGCTCGACGGCGAGTCCCTCGAAGGCGCGGCCCTGCGCGCCCTGGAACTCCTCGCCCGCTATCCCCGCCACGAGGAGACCACCGCCGCCCTCCGTAAGGCGGTCGACCTTGCGGCCGAGGGCGATCCGACCGCCGAGAAGGCCGAATCGCTCGGCGGCGGCTGGGTCGCCGAGGAGGCGCTGGCCATCGCGGTCTACAGCGCCCTGGCCCGTACCCCCGCCCAGCAGATCCTCTACGGCCCCGGCGGCAAGATCAGCTATGATCCGGCGCCCCCGCGCACCCCCGTCCAGGCGGCCCTTCTGCTCTCCGTCAACCACTCGGGCGACAGCGACTCGACCGGCTCGATCTGCGGCAACCTCCTCGGAGCCCACCACGGCGACCTTCGCCTTCCCCCGTCCTGGCTGGCCCTGACCGAGGGCCGCGGCACGATCGCAGAACTCGCCGACGACTTCGCCTCCGAGTTCCACCGCTCCGTGGAGCTGTACGAGCCCTACGACGACGTGGTCTTCCCGCGCGACCGCTACCCGCTCAGCTGA
- a CDS encoding DUF6343 family protein has translation MPTRLIRTGDEPVHARSPLRMRLGLATWGLLWTLGGAVAFAVVGRPGWAAACGVLAVVTLVDLVLVIRHIRQGPHYQPGPDVPPYAPLGERRRGRGWRRAP, from the coding sequence ATGCCGACGCGGCTGATCCGAACGGGTGACGAACCGGTACACGCGCGCAGCCCGCTGCGGATGCGGCTGGGGCTGGCCACGTGGGGGCTGCTCTGGACGCTCGGCGGCGCGGTGGCCTTCGCGGTCGTGGGCCGACCGGGATGGGCAGCCGCGTGTGGGGTGCTCGCCGTCGTCACCCTGGTCGATCTGGTCCTGGTGATCCGGCACATCCGGCAGGGGCCGCACTATCAGCCCGGCCCGGATGTGCCGCCGTACGCACCGCTCGGCGAGCGCAGGCGCGGCCGCGGATGGCGCCGGGCCCCGTAA
- a CDS encoding tetratricopeptide repeat protein, which translates to MPEPTPETHVIDYRAAEQLLAARDPRGAVKLLDSVISAHPENTAARLLRARAFFLAAQLRSAELEFQLVIEREPDNAFAHFALARTLERANRSAEATRHFRLAAALDPRPDFVEAARFGERD; encoded by the coding sequence GTGCCCGAGCCCACGCCCGAGACCCATGTCATCGACTACCGCGCCGCGGAGCAACTGCTCGCCGCCCGAGACCCACGGGGCGCCGTGAAGCTGCTCGACTCCGTCATCAGCGCCCACCCCGAGAACACCGCCGCCCGGCTGCTGCGGGCGCGCGCGTTCTTCCTCGCGGCGCAGCTGCGCTCGGCGGAGCTGGAGTTCCAGCTCGTCATCGAGCGCGAGCCGGACAACGCGTTCGCCCACTTCGCCCTGGCCCGCACCCTGGAGCGGGCCAACCGCTCGGCCGAGGCCACCCGCCACTTCCGGCTGGCCGCGGCGCTCGATCCGCGCCCGGACTTCGTCGAGGCGGCCCGGTTCGGCGAGCGGGACTGA
- the coaE gene encoding dephospho-CoA kinase, with amino-acid sequence MLKLGLTGGIGAGKSEVSRILTSLGAVLIDSDRIAREVVEPGTPGLTAVVTEFGPEVLTADGHLDRPGLGAIVFNDPERLSALNAIIHPLVRDRSAELQAAAAPDAVVVHDVPLLAENKLAPLYDLVMVVDATPETQLDRLVRLRGMAEAEARARMAAQATRADRLAIADVVIDNNGPIEALEPQVTKVWADLVARAAGAEG; translated from the coding sequence ATGCTGAAGCTGGGGCTCACGGGCGGAATCGGCGCGGGCAAGAGCGAGGTCTCACGGATCCTGACCTCATTGGGAGCAGTGCTGATCGACTCCGATCGGATCGCTCGCGAGGTGGTCGAGCCGGGAACGCCGGGACTGACCGCCGTCGTCACCGAATTCGGCCCCGAGGTGCTGACCGCCGACGGCCATCTGGACCGGCCCGGGCTCGGCGCGATCGTCTTCAACGACCCGGAGCGGCTGAGCGCGCTGAACGCGATCATCCACCCGCTGGTCCGGGACCGCTCCGCGGAGCTTCAGGCGGCGGCCGCCCCCGATGCCGTTGTGGTCCATGACGTCCCGCTCCTGGCCGAGAACAAGCTGGCCCCGCTCTACGACCTGGTGATGGTCGTGGACGCCACGCCCGAGACCCAGCTCGACCGGCTGGTACGGCTGCGCGGCATGGCCGAGGCCGAGGCGCGGGCCCGGATGGCGGCGCAGGCCACCCGCGCCGACCGGCTGGCGATCGCCGATGTCGTGATCGACAACAATGGCCCGATCGAGGCGTTGGAGCCGCAGGTCACCAAGGTCTGGGCGGATCTGGTGGCGCGGGCGGCCGGCGCGGAGGGCTGA
- a CDS encoding PAC2 family protein produces the protein MQDPQELYAWEPSGLAEVDAIASRDSAGLVLLYHFDGYIDAGETGDQIVERLLDGLPRKVVARFDHDRLVDYRARRPLLTFQRDRWTAYETPKLELYLVRDATAAPFLLLAGPEPDVEWERFAAAVRQMVERLSVRLAVNFHGIPMGVPHTRPVGITPHGNRTDLTPGHRGFFDEAQVPGSAESLIEYRLAEAGRDVLGVAAHVPHYLARSAYPDAALTALEAITAATGLVLPGPTHALRNDALKTQEEIERQISEGDEELVALVRGLEHQYDAVAGAESRGNLVAEPAELPSADELAAEFERFLAEREGEGGA, from the coding sequence GTGCAAGATCCGCAGGAGTTGTACGCATGGGAACCGAGCGGGCTGGCGGAGGTCGACGCGATAGCCTCGCGGGACTCGGCCGGGCTGGTGCTGCTGTACCACTTCGACGGCTATATCGACGCCGGCGAGACGGGGGACCAGATCGTCGAGCGGCTGCTCGACGGCCTGCCACGCAAGGTCGTCGCGCGCTTCGACCATGACCGGCTGGTCGACTACCGGGCCCGGCGCCCCCTGCTCACCTTCCAGCGCGACCGCTGGACCGCGTACGAGACCCCGAAGCTCGAGCTGTATCTGGTGCGCGACGCGACCGCGGCCCCGTTCCTGCTGCTCGCCGGGCCGGAGCCGGACGTGGAGTGGGAGCGGTTCGCGGCGGCCGTGCGCCAGATGGTCGAGCGCCTGAGCGTACGGCTCGCGGTGAACTTCCACGGCATCCCGATGGGCGTTCCGCACACCCGGCCGGTCGGCATCACCCCGCATGGAAACCGCACCGACCTGACGCCTGGTCATCGCGGCTTCTTCGACGAGGCCCAAGTGCCCGGCAGCGCCGAATCCCTGATCGAGTACCGACTGGCCGAGGCGGGCCGCGATGTGCTCGGCGTCGCCGCGCATGTGCCGCACTATCTGGCCCGGTCGGCCTATCCGGACGCGGCGCTCACCGCGCTGGAGGCCATCACCGCGGCCACCGGCCTGGTCCTGCCGGGGCCCACGCACGCCCTGCGCAACGACGCCCTCAAGACGCAGGAGGAGATCGAGCGGCAGATCTCGGAGGGGGACGAGGAGCTGGTCGCGCTCGTACGGGGCCTTGAGCACCAGTACGACGCGGTGGCCGGGGCCGAGAGCCGCGGCAATCTGGTCGCGGAGCCGGCCGAGCTGCCCTCGGCGGACGAATTGGCCGCGGAGTTCGAGCGGTTCCTGGCCGAGCGGGAGGGCGAGGGTGGAGCCTGA
- the rpsA gene encoding 30S ribosomal protein S1, which translates to MTSSTEATRTTPQVAVNDIGSEEAFLAAIDETIKYFNDGDIVDGVIVKVDRDEVLLDIGYKTEGVIPSRELSIKHDVDPNEVVAVGDEIEALVLQKEDKEGRLILSKKRAQYERAWGTIEKIKEEDGIVTGTVIEVVKGGLILDIGLRGFLPASLVEMRRVRDLQPYVGKELEAKIIELDKNRNNVVLSRRAWLEQTQSEVRQTFLTTLQKGQVRSGVVSSIVNFGAFVDLGGVDGLVHVSELSWKHIDHPSEVVEVGQEVTVEVLDVDMDRERVSLSLKATQEDPWQQFARTHQIGQVVPGKVTKLVPFGAFVRVDEGIEGLVHISELAERHVEIPEQVVQVNDEIFVKVIDIDLERRRISLSLKQANEAFGADPSVVEFDPTLYGMAASYDDQGNYIYPEGFDPETNDWLEGFETQREAWETQYAEAQQRFEQHQAQVIKSREADEQAAAEAGSGAAPAPGGQASGGGGSYSSESADNSGALASDEALAALREKLAGGQS; encoded by the coding sequence ATGACGAGCAGCACCGAGGCAACCCGCACCACCCCGCAGGTGGCGGTAAACGACATCGGTTCCGAGGAAGCCTTCCTCGCCGCGATCGACGAGACGATCAAGTACTTCAACGACGGCGACATCGTCGACGGCGTCATCGTGAAGGTCGACCGGGACGAGGTCCTGCTCGACATTGGTTACAAGACCGAAGGCGTCATCCCCTCCCGCGAACTGTCGATCAAGCACGACGTCGACCCCAATGAGGTCGTCGCCGTCGGCGATGAGATCGAGGCCCTGGTCCTCCAGAAGGAGGACAAGGAAGGCCGGCTGATCCTCTCGAAGAAGCGCGCGCAGTACGAGCGCGCTTGGGGCACCATCGAGAAGATCAAGGAAGAGGACGGGATCGTCACCGGTACCGTCATCGAGGTCGTCAAGGGTGGTCTCATCCTCGACATCGGCCTCCGTGGCTTCCTTCCCGCCTCCCTGGTGGAGATGCGCCGCGTTCGCGACCTCCAGCCCTACGTGGGCAAGGAGCTCGAGGCGAAGATCATCGAGCTCGACAAGAACCGCAACAACGTGGTCCTGTCCCGCCGCGCCTGGCTGGAGCAGACCCAGAGCGAGGTCCGCCAGACCTTCCTCACCACCCTCCAGAAGGGCCAGGTGCGCTCCGGCGTCGTCTCCTCCATCGTCAACTTCGGTGCGTTCGTGGACCTCGGCGGCGTCGACGGTCTCGTCCACGTCTCGGAGCTGTCCTGGAAGCACATCGACCACCCCTCCGAGGTTGTCGAGGTCGGCCAGGAGGTCACGGTCGAGGTCCTGGACGTCGACATGGACCGCGAGCGCGTCTCCCTGTCGCTCAAGGCGACCCAGGAAGACCCGTGGCAGCAGTTCGCCCGGACCCACCAGATCGGCCAGGTCGTCCCGGGTAAGGTCACCAAGCTTGTTCCGTTCGGTGCGTTCGTCCGTGTGGACGAGGGCATCGAGGGTCTGGTCCACATCTCCGAGCTGGCCGAGCGCCACGTGGAGATCCCGGAGCAGGTCGTCCAGGTCAACGACGAGATCTTCGTCAAGGTCATCGACATCGACCTCGAGCGCCGCCGCATCAGCCTCTCGCTGAAGCAGGCCAACGAGGCGTTCGGTGCCGACCCGTCCGTGGTCGAGTTCGACCCGACCCTGTACGGCATGGCCGCGTCCTACGACGACCAGGGCAACTACATCTACCCCGAGGGCTTCGACCCCGAGACCAACGACTGGCTCGAGGGCTTCGAGACCCAGCGGGAGGCGTGGGAGACCCAGTACGCCGAGGCGCAGCAGCGGTTCGAGCAGCACCAGGCTCAGGTCATCAAGTCCCGCGAGGCCGACGAGCAGGCCGCTGCCGAGGCGGGCAGCGGTGCCGCTCCGGCGCCCGGCGGGCAGGCGTCCGGCGGCGGCGGTTCGTACTCCTCGGAGTCGGCCGACAACTCCGGCGCCCTGGCCTCGGACGAGGCGCTGGCCGCGCTTCGCGAGAAGCTGGCCGGCGGCCAGAGCTGA
- a CDS encoding class I SAM-dependent methyltransferase, producing MLQEHEPSTPAEAAEPTATRRTADEAESSRASRGWWDRNADEYQEEHGAFLGDDRFIWGPEGLDEAAAGLLGPVEALKGRDVLEVGAGAAQCARWLAAQGARPVALDLSHRQLRHARRIDTEAAAGGGDGAGERAGVALVQADATALPFRDGSFDLACSAYGAVPFVAEPVRVMREVCRVLRPGGRWVFSVTHPIRWAFPDEPGPEGLSVAGSYFDRTPYVEQDESGRAVYVEHHRTLGDRVRDVVAGGFRLVDLIEPEWPAWNHQEWGGWSPLRGNLIPGTAIFVCERD from the coding sequence ATGCTCCAAGAACACGAGCCCAGCACCCCTGCGGAGGCGGCCGAGCCGACGGCCACCCGCCGGACCGCCGACGAGGCGGAGAGCAGCCGGGCCAGCCGGGGATGGTGGGACCGCAACGCGGACGAGTACCAGGAGGAACACGGCGCCTTCCTGGGCGACGACCGGTTCATATGGGGCCCGGAGGGGCTGGACGAGGCGGCAGCCGGGCTGCTGGGCCCGGTGGAGGCGCTCAAGGGGCGCGATGTGCTGGAGGTGGGCGCGGGCGCCGCACAGTGCGCCCGCTGGCTGGCCGCCCAGGGGGCGCGGCCGGTGGCCCTGGACCTCTCCCACCGGCAGCTGCGGCACGCGCGGCGGATCGACACGGAGGCCGCCGCCGGGGGCGGCGACGGGGCGGGCGAGCGGGCCGGGGTCGCCCTGGTGCAGGCCGACGCCACGGCCCTGCCCTTCCGGGACGGCTCGTTCGACCTGGCGTGCTCGGCGTACGGGGCGGTGCCGTTCGTGGCCGAGCCGGTACGGGTGATGCGCGAGGTGTGCCGGGTGCTGCGGCCGGGCGGACGGTGGGTCTTCTCGGTGACGCATCCGATCCGCTGGGCGTTTCCCGACGAACCGGGGCCCGAGGGGCTGTCCGTCGCCGGCTCCTACTTCGACCGCACGCCCTATGTGGAGCAGGACGAGTCGGGCCGGGCCGTCTACGTGGAGCACCACCGGACGCTGGGCGACCGGGTGCGGGACGTGGTGGCCGGGGGCTTCCGGCTGGTCGACCTGATCGAACCGGAATGGCCCGCGTGGAACCACCAGGAGTGGGGCGGCTGGTCCCCCCTGCGGGGGAACCTCATCCCGGGCACGGCGATCTTCGTATGCGAGCGGGACTGA
- a CDS encoding DUF3068 domain-containing protein: protein MRRRASLVLLAFAVFFAALAPLLRWYAYPRLAKIPPSEYQTAVLEASPATLLDYGTMQPRKVSKVSIVQTLRGNVPAAEKTGKATGRDVVVWDALSYVAGPDGKMVSKIPERYVFDAHSQDPVHAGGEHVDGDAVRRDGIEFKWPFLTEKRDYRYFDAQTRTSAPIHYKGTQNFRGLKVYYFEQTIPWTKVALPKTMPVEGVTPETVRKAGTSRWYSTKRMFWVEPTTGAPVNGQEIHKEELRGGTLLGDRDRVTVFSGHVKMREDYIRHTVDMVKSQRQLVLLLTAYLPWGFLILGLALLALALLLEARGRAARPPAAPAAPTPMSVAGHSV, encoded by the coding sequence ATGCGCCGCAGAGCAAGCCTGGTGTTGCTGGCCTTCGCCGTCTTCTTCGCCGCCCTCGCGCCGCTGCTGCGCTGGTACGCCTATCCCCGGCTGGCCAAGATCCCGCCCAGCGAGTACCAGACGGCGGTCCTGGAGGCCAGTCCGGCCACCCTGCTCGACTACGGCACCATGCAACCCCGCAAGGTCTCCAAGGTCAGCATCGTGCAGACCCTGCGCGGCAATGTGCCCGCCGCCGAGAAGACCGGGAAGGCGACCGGGCGCGATGTCGTCGTCTGGGACGCCCTGTCGTATGTGGCCGGGCCCGACGGCAAGATGGTCTCCAAGATCCCCGAGCGCTATGTCTTCGACGCCCACTCCCAGGACCCGGTGCACGCGGGCGGGGAACATGTCGACGGGGACGCGGTGCGCCGCGACGGCATCGAGTTCAAATGGCCGTTCCTCACCGAGAAGCGCGACTACCGCTACTTCGACGCACAGACCCGCACCTCCGCCCCCATCCACTACAAGGGCACCCAGAACTTCCGCGGCCTGAAGGTCTACTACTTCGAACAGACCATCCCCTGGACCAAGGTGGCGCTGCCCAAGACCATGCCGGTCGAGGGCGTCACCCCCGAGACCGTCCGCAAGGCCGGCACCTCCCGCTGGTACAGCACCAAGCGGATGTTCTGGGTCGAGCCCACCACCGGCGCCCCGGTCAACGGGCAGGAGATCCACAAGGAGGAGCTGCGCGGTGGCACGCTGCTGGGCGACCGCGACCGGGTGACCGTCTTCTCCGGCCATGTGAAGATGCGCGAGGACTACATCCGGCACACGGTCGACATGGTGAAGTCCCAGCGCCAGCTCGTCCTGCTGCTCACGGCCTATCTGCCGTGGGGCTTTCTGATCCTCGGCCTGGCCCTGCTCGCGCTCGCCCTGCTGCTGGAGGCCCGCGGGCGCGCGGCGCGCCCGCCGGCGGCCCCGGCGGCGCCGACCCCGATGTCAGTGGCGGGCCATAGCGTATGA
- a CDS encoding SPW_0924 family protein, with the protein MRALAAAAIGLVAALAIVLTMTAIGAPSGKTSPEPLLTTVPKHP; encoded by the coding sequence ATGCGCGCCCTCGCCGCCGCCGCGATCGGACTCGTCGCCGCCCTCGCCATCGTCCTCACGATGACGGCCATCGGCGCGCCCAGCGGTAAGACCTCCCCGGAGCCCCTGCTCACCACCGTCCCCAAGCACCCCTGA